GGGCGGAATGCCTGGTGGAATGCCACCAATGATGTAAGTCTCCTGACTTACATTTTTTAACTTTTTTTTAAAAAAACCTATTTAATATAATAAAGCTATTTTACTTATTTTAAACTGAAAGATTTAATCTTTTTCAGAGATTTCTTAATGGATATTCGACTTTCCATTATCCAGTCAGTTCAAACTCTCTCAAATTACATTAAGCATTAAAATTAAACATAATAACGGAAATATTAATTTAATCTTTAAGACATGGAGGATCGAACATGGCAAAACAGATAATGGATATAAACCCCCAAGATGCCTTTAAATTAATAAAAGAAAATATTGATAACCCTAATTTTGTATTACTTGATGTTAGGGCTCCTGGAGAATTTTCCGAATCTCATATTGAAGGAGCAATACTTATAAATTACCAGGCCTCTGATTTTAAGAATAAATTGCAGGAATTGGATAAGACTAAAACCTATTTGGTTTACTGTCGTTCTGGAATGAGGAGTGCAGGTAGTGCTAGTACCATGGAGTCACTGGGCTTTCAGGATGTGTACAATATGGTGGGGGGAATAATGGAGTGGGAAAGACGGGGATTACCTTTAAAATAGAATAACATTCCTTAAGTAAGAACAATCATTTCCTTAAATTATATTTTTTTAAAATTAAAAAATAATTAATCAAAAAAATAGGGTGATTGGAAGAATCTATTAAAATTCTTCCTTTTTTTTATACATGAGGGCTTGATTAACGCCCGAAGATATGCACGGCAGCAGTACCACCGGTACCGCCAATGTTGTGGGTCATACCGATCTCAATACCTTCAACCTGTCTTTTACCAGCGTCGCCTCTAAGTTGCCAGACCATCTCTGCAGCCTGGGCAATTCCAGTGGCGCCTAATGGGTGTCCGCGTGCTTTAAGTCCTCCGGAGGGGTTCACTGGTATTTCACCATCAATGCTGATTAAACCATCCTCTACAGCCTGACCACCTTGTCCTTTTTCCACGAATCCCAGATCCTCAATGGCTAAAATACCATTGATGCTGAAGCAATCGTGTACTTCCACTGCATCTATGTCTTTAGGTCCCACACCTGCTATATCATATGCAGTCCGTGATGCGTGTACTGTGGAGTCAATGGTGGTTATATCCCGTCGGTCATGAAGGGCTATGGTACCAGATGCCTGGGCCGAGGCCTTAACATAAACCGGGGTGTCAGTGTATTTGCGGGCATCCTCAGCAGGGCAGAGTATGGCTGCTGCTGCACCATCAGTCACTGGGGGACAGTCCAGTAATCTGAGGGGGTCAGCTACCATAGTTGAGTTTAAAACCTGATCCACACCAATTTCAAAGGGGTACTGGGCCAGTGGGTTTAGGGCACCATTCTTGTGGTTGTTAACACTGAACATGGCCAGCTGTTCCCTGGTGGTTCCATATTCATACATGTGCCTGCGTGCCATCATGGCGTAGAGTGAGGGGAAGGTAACTCCCTGCTGGGCTTCCCATTCCTGGTCAGATGCAGTGGCAATGGCAGGGGTGGGATCCACCACATCAGTCATTTTTTCCACTCCTGCGGAGATTACCACATCGTGGTAACCAGAGGCTACGGCCATAATTCCGCTTCTAAGAGCTAAACCGCCTGATGCACAGGCTGCTTCCACCCTGGTACAGGGTATGGGTGTTAAACCTGAATGATCAGCAATGAGTGAGGCAATGTGCTCCTGCTGTATGAACAGACCAGCAGTCATGTTTCCCACATACATGGCTTCTAAGTCTGCCCCTTCAATATCTGCATCGGCAACAGCCTTCATTCCGGCTTCAGTAATCAGATCCCTAAAGGATATGTCCCACAATTCACCAAATTTGGTTTGTGAAACTCCAATAATTGCAACATCTCTCAATTTAACATTCCTCCATTATATGATAATCATTAATGTTTAACGTGGAGTTAGACCTGCCATCCTCATTTTTCCCTTGAACTTGGCGTATATGGCGTAGTTCACGTACTCTTTAGTTTTGATCATATCCTGGACCTTAGGGGCCAGGTCACGTTTTTCTTCTATTTTATCATTAACTGTGATACTGAAGGCATCACTACCCGCACCTGAACCATAAGAAACAGCGAATATACGTTCACCGGGTTGGGCAATGTCTAAGATGGCTGCCAGTCCCAGGGGTGTTGCACCAGAGTAGGTGTTTCCAATCATTGGTGTTAAGAGTCCTGTTTTGTACTGTTCTTCAGTGAATCCAAGTTTTTTGGCAGCTCTTATGTAAAATTTACCATTTGGCTGGTGGAAAACGGCATGATCATAATCAGAGGCTTCTGTGCCCATCTTTTCCATCATTCCCTTGGCTCCAGAGAGTACGTGTTTGAAGTAGGCGGGTTCACCAGTGAAACGTCCTCCATGACGGGGGTAAGGCTGTCCTTCCCTACGGTAGAAGTCAGGGGTGTCGGTGGTAAAACTGTAGGTACCTTCAAAGTCAGCTACAGTATCCTTGGATCCAATTATATATGCTGCTCCTCCTGCAGATGCAGTGTACTCCAGAGCATCACTGGGAGCACCCTGTGCAGTGTCTGCACCGACAGCAAGACCATATTCCACTGTTCCAGAATCCACCAGTCCCATACAGACCTGCATACCTGCGGTTCCGGCTTTACAAGCAAATTCCAGGTCCGCTGCAGTAAGATCAGGGCTGGCTTCCACAGCCTCAGCCACTATGGTTGCAGTTGGTTTAACTGCGTAAGGATGTGATTCTGAGCCAACATAAACTGCTCCGATTTTTTGAGGGTCTATAAGTGCTCTTTTAAGTGAATTACGGGATGCCTCCACTGATATGGTGGCTGTGTCTTCGTCTGGGGCTGGTACTGATTTTTCGTTAACAACCAGTCCCCTGGAAACTGCCTGGGCATTGTCTCCCCAGACTTTTGCAATCTCTTCAACCTTTATACGGTATGAAGGTATGTAAACTCCATATCCTACTATTCCTGCCATATTAAATCACAACCGTCTTAATAGTATTACTGATTTTTTTGTGTTGGGTTAATTTTTTTATTTTAATCATATACAGACTTATAATTGGTTTAATTGAGGTATACCTTATATTTTCCTTTATAATCCTTCTGTATATTAAAAAAAATTATGTAATTAATTTAAGGCTGAAACCAGTTTATATACTTATGTATACTCTTGGTGGAGATGGTAGCGTTCTTTAGAGAACCGTCGTATTTCAAGTATTTATTAGATATAACTCATAAAGTAAAAGTAATGCAAGCTGAGGATAAGCAGAAACTTAGAAAGATGATATGGGGAGCTCTTGAGAATAATGATCTTTTAAGAACATCCAAGTCATGTTTTGGAAGAATTCCCGACTTCAAAGGAGCTTATGAAGCTGCCCGGAGATTTAAAAATACATTAGAGTGGCAGAATGCCGAAACAATTTTTTCCAGTCCTGATTCTGCTTTAAGGGATGTGCGTGAAAACGTACTTCTGGATGGTAAGATTCTGGTGATGGCCACCCCTAAACTCCAGAATGGATATATTCTCCTGGATCCAGTGAAAGTCAGTGGCAATGAAAAAAATGCGTCCACTATTGAAGGTGCCTTTAAACTGGGAAAAAGGATCATTAACTTTCCCCAGATTGATCTGGTGGTGGAGGGTTCTCTGGGGGTTGATCTGGATGGAAATCGCCTCGGAAAAGGAAGGGGATTTGCCGACCAGGAAATAGCATTTCTATCCCAAGAGGGGATTATTGATGGGAAAATACCCATCTGCAGCCCGGTACATCCATTGCAGATAGTGGATCATGTTCCAACTGAGGAACACGATGAGCGGATTAACATGGTGGTAACCCCTGAAATGGTCATCAGGATGGATAAAATTACATTAAAAGAGTTTTAAAGTATTTGGGATTAGGGGATGTTATGACTATCCTAAATTATCTCCTAATCTAAATTTCTAACATTCTTACTATCTAAATTTCTAAATTAAACACTATCTTAAGTTCTAAATTAGACACTATTTAAGATTCTAAATATACTAAACATTTTAAACTATTTACAAAAGTTCTAAAAACATTTCCAGATCCAGTTTTCCCACATCTTCGGAGGTTTTCATCCCATATTTTTTATAGAGGAATTTCCAGTCCTGATCTATGAGGAATTCATGGAATTCTAGAGGGGTGAATGATTGTCCGTTACGTTTCATATCTTCCAGTTCCATTATACAGTTTTTTAAAAGTTCATCGGCATCATCCAGTTCCATGAGTTTGCTTACCATGCCCTGGTCGTCATTGATATTCATTTTAACATCTATTCCCTTGTAATAAAAGTTTTTAAACTTTTTTTCCTGGGAAATAAACCGGTGAACAATTAATAATTTCTCTTGAAGTTCCTCTACTTCTTTAGGAGTAAGTTTCATATTTTACCATCCACATATCTGGGTGTACTTAATGAAATGATTAAATTATAATTCCCAGGCTATCACTCTTAACCTGGTTTAATCCCCTTAAATATAATTAAATTTCTTTAATAGTTCAAATTTCTTTAAGAGATTAAATTCTTTAAAATGTCTTTAAATTATTTTTAATCGTTTAGATTATTTAATCTTTCACGGAATTCCTTACGATGACGTCTTTCCTCATCTCTTATGTGTTTCAGGACTCCTACCACTTCCTCATCATCAATGACCTCAATCTGGTGGGTGTAAATATCAATACCCTCTGATTCGAGTTGTATCTGCCGGTGGAGCATTTCTTCCAGGTTGTCACCACCAAAATTCAGTTCCTTATGTTCCATAGTTGGCTTACCCCCTCTTTTAGTTATAAGATCTGCCAACCACCACATATGCCTCATTTCATCAACAGATATGGCCTCGGTAACACGACTGGGATCACAGTCCTCCATTAAAAATGAGTTCTGCACGTAAACCATGGTTGTTTCCAACTCTCTCACGAAATCATCATTTAACATGGCAATTATCTCATTTCTATCCAAAATAACACCCCACGATCATATATGGAAATATTTCTTTTTAATTCACCTAATTTTTTTAATTCACATAATAATATTATGAACATCCATTAATTAGGAATTTTCATTGGGATTTCATTATTTATTACATCCAATTATTAGGAACCGCCCAGTTAATCTGATACATCCATTAAATCACTGATCTTCTCCCTCTTACGGTAAGCCATGCCCTGAAAGACTGCCACCAGGTCACGGGCCTCATCGTATATATCCACAGTGTAACTGGCAATCCTACCACCACTAGAAAGTTCTCTGGCTTCTGCACGTAACACTCCACTACTGACTGCCTTAAAATAGGATATGTTGGCGTTTATGGCCACGGTAACTGTTCCATGTGAATTAGCTGCCAGTGCAAAGGTAAAGTCAGCAAGGGTAAACAGTGCTCCTCCATGAACAGTTCCCACACCGTTAAGGTGCATTTCTTCAACTTCCATGGTGGTGGTGGCTTTTCCAGGGGAAATACTCACCACTTCAATGTTACTTAGATCCGCAAATCGATCATTTTCAAAGAACTTCAGAATTTTTTCCATTTTAAAACCTGGCCTTCTAAATGATATAGGAATCTTTTGATATAGGAACCTTCCAATTATATTATGATATAAACTAGGTATGAATGATCTAATAATGTGTGCAGTTTCTTTTCCATTTATATTAAATGTCTTAATTATAAAATTTATAATTACTTATGCATTATCAAATAATTGCTTATAGTGTCCATTATTCGTAGATTTTAATTATGTGGATTTAGATTAAGGAATAAATGGATGATTCTGATATAAAGTGTGATATCCCTAAATTGGGAGATTTAAAAGGGGTAAACATTGTACAAAAGGAAACCATGAAAGCCATGTTACTAAGGGTGGGAATTGACAAATCCAGTGATGGAGTCCTATCCCCAATATTCCAGGATGGAAGTTTTGAATACATACCCCTATCAGAAAAAGATGAAAGATCAGGGGAAAAACGTACATATCTTGATTTAATCGGTAGAAAAGGAAAGCCCCTTTCAGATTACCTCCCAACTGGTGTGGTAGACCGTAAAGTCCACCTGGATCCGGAGTTTACCACCTTCACCTATGGTGATATTGGTAGGAAAGCAGGTTACCTGTTGAAACTTGAACCCGGCGATATTTTAGTATTTTATGCAGGTCTTACCCCTTACTTGGAACCTAAACTTCCTCAAGTCCTTTATCCTGAAGCCCTTTATATAATTGGCTATTTCACTGTAAAGGAGATTTTGGATTCAGGTAACAGTTCCACCAGTAAAATCAGGAGGATTAGACAGCAATATCCTAATAATTCCCACCCCAAACGAGATTCAGATAGTCATGAAATGGTAATGGTGGTGGGAGACCCTGAAAGAAGTAAACTTTTGGATGAAGCCATTTTAATCAGTCAAAAAAAGTTGAATAAAATTGGTAGGAATTATCATGCAGTTTCACCCCAAATGGAAGAACTACTGGGGGTTAAGGGTTCTATCCAGAGGAGTATACCTCCTAGATTCATAGATGATAAGGATAAACTGGTTAACCTACAGAATTTACTGGGTATATAATCAAAACAGCCTGGAAAGAATAGGATTTATGGCTTTAATTAAAACAGACCTTAAAAGAAATAAGGAATCTAATTTAAAAAGAAATAAGGAATTTAATTGGGAAATAATCAATCAAATTGGCATTATAGACATTATAAATATAATTGGCATATTATTTTCCTGTTAAAAATGACAACTTTTACGGCCAGTTTTTTCTATATACTGCTGATGGTACTCTTCCGCCCTCCAGAAAGTGGGTGCTGGTTTGATTTGGGTTACAATCTTACCAGGGTAGCGTCCGGATGCATCCATTTTATCCCTGCTCTCATGGGCTAATTTCTCCTGCTCATGATCATGGTAAAAAATAACTGACCTGTACTGGGCTCCAATATCAGGTCCCTGCCGGTTTAAAGTGGTGGGATTATGGATATTCCAGAAAAGATCCAGTAAATCGGTGTAGGGCACAATTTCAGGGTTGTAGGTAACTTCTACCACCTCAGCATGACCAGTAACCCCTGAACAAACATCTTGATAGGATGGATTAGCAAAATCCCCACCTGCATAACCTGCTGCGGTTTCAACCACTCCCTCCAGTTTCCTGAAGGCATCTTCCACTCCCCAGAAACAACCAGCCCCAAAAGTTGCCTTTTTATTTTTTTCAGTCACCGGACATCTTCTCCTTATATCTTTTTTAAGATATTTCCTAAACTTTTTTTTAAATTATTATCTCTTAATTTAACTCCCTAGTTTTTTTAAAGCATTATCCATTAAATTTAAACATTATCTATTAACTTAAACATTATCCATGGAATGATCCTTTTTTTAAGCATTATCTCCCAGAGGGAATGATTAATTAGTTTTTCACCTTTTTCCTGCAATGTTTATCATCTAAAAAAGATAAACAATTTATATAATATTATGTTTGTCAAGATGAAATAACCCTTTCGGTAGCCCAATTATGTCCATTTCTCCCCGAAAATATGCCCTGATGGTGGCGGTTTTAACCTCATTTTTAACCCCATTTGTGGGATCATCCATCAACATAGCCCTGCCTTCCATTGGCAATGAATTTACCGCCACAGCCATACTCCTCGGCTGGATACCAACTGCTTACCTTCTATCCCTGGCTGTCTGTCTGGTTCCGTTCGGTAGAATTGCTGATATTTATGGTAGAAAAAGAATTTTCACCTATGGGATAATAATATTCACAGTATCATCTTTTCTAGCCACATTATCCTTCTCAATTGACATGCTCCTGATATTCAGGGTTTTGCAGGGTGCTGGCAGTGCCATGATCTTCGGCAACCTTTTTGCCATCATAGCATCCATCTTCCCTGCCAGTGATCGGGGGAAGGCACTGGGTATAACCATCACTGGAGCATTTCTGGGACTTTTCCTGGGTCCGGTTTTAGGAGGTTTTTTGACAGAATATTTTGGTTGGAGAAGTATATTCTTCTTTAACGTGCCCCTGGGAATCCTGGCCACCCTTGCCGTAACCAGGGTGGAAGGTGAATGGGCTGAAGCCAGTGGAAAATCATTCGATATTATTGGATCAATCCTTTTAGGATTCACACTGGTAACCTTGATGTATGGTCTGTCAATTTTACCCGAAACAGTGGGATTTTACCTTATTTCAGGAGGGTTGGTGGGGTTGATCTTATTTTATATATTAGAAAGCCGAATGGAGAGTCCGGTTCTGGATGTGAAAGTTTTCAACAACCGGAGTTTCACCCTCTACAATCTGGCAGCATTCATCAGCTACTGTTCTGCTGCACCCATTGTATTCATACTGAGCCTCTACCTGCAGTACATTAAAGGACTGGATCCACAGTGGGCAGGGATTGTACTCTCGGTGCAACCGGTAATGATGGTTATATTCTCACCACTGGCTGGGAAAATATCAGATGTTATCCAACCCCAGAAGGTGGCTGCATTTGGAATGGTTCTCAACACCATGGGATGTCTGTTGTTCGCTTTTTTAGGAGCAGAAACCAGTATGATAATGATTGTCACTGGTCTTGGTCTTCTGGGTTTGGGTTTTGCCAATTTCTCTTCACCCAACACCAATGCCATAATGGGCACTGTGGAATCCCACCTTTACGGTGTAGCCTCCACCACAGTGACCACAATGCGTGTCCTGGGGCAGATGTCTGGTATGGGAGTGGTTCTACTGGTCCTGGTTATGGTCATGGGCAGTTCCACTATAAACCCCCAGATATATCCAGAATTTATCACCAGCACCAGGATATCATTTACCATATTCGCCATTTTGAGCTTTTTAGGGGTGCTGGCCTCCTTGGCTGGTAGAAATAAGGATAAAAATCAATCATAATCTATTTAATCGGGCTTTAATGATTAATTCTGCCGATTGATCAATTTTGTAATATTTAATTCACTGTTCAACGTACTTTTTAATTCTCTGTTCCATACTGGTGCAATATAAAAACTGAGTGCAATATAAAAAAATTTTAGGCATCATGCACAAAATAAATTCATGCAGAATCATAAAGTTGCCTCCATACTTCACCGTGTGGCAGACTACCTGGAGATGGATGGTGTTGATTTTCGTACCAAGGCTTACCGCAGGGCAGCCCATACCGTGGAAACCCTCAGCATAGATATAGCAGATATACAGAAACAGGGGAAACTGGAGGAGCTACCCGGGATAGGTAAGCATATACACGGGAAAATTGAGGAGATACTGGACACTGGAAGCCTGGAATACCTGGAAAATTTAAAGGAAGAATTTCCACTGGACCTGGATGCACTGATGTCAGTGGAGGGATTGGGTCCCAAGAAAATAAAACTCCTCTACCATGAACTGGGGATTAAAAACCTGGATGACCTTGAAAGGGAAGCTAAACGTCATCATATTCGCAGATTGAAGGGGATGGGTGCTAAAACCGAGGCTAAAATTCTTCATAACCTGGAATTTGCCCGGAAAGGAATTGGAAGGCAGTTACTGGGGGATGTCCTGCCCCTGGCAAGTGAAATCAAAGAGAGGATAAGTGCCCTGGATGTGGTGGATCAAGCCGAAATCGCTGGTTCCATCCGCCGCAGAAAAGAAACCGTGGGAGACATTGACATACTCACTGTAACCAAACATCCTGATGAAGTAATGAACTACTTTACACAAATGGACCTAGTTGATGATATAATAGTAAGGGGGCATTCCAAGTCAACTGTACGACTCTACAATGGTATGGATGCAGATATCAGAGTCTTTAAAGAGGCAGATTTTGGTTCAGCAATGGTTTATTTCACTGGGTCACGTGAGTTAAACATACATCTGAGGAAAATCGCCATATCAAAGAGTATGAAACTCAACGAGTACGGTGTTTTCAGGGGAGATGAACGGCTGGCTGGTAAAAGAGAGAGTGATGTTTTCAGGGTACTGGGACTGGATTATATTCCACCAGAACTCAGGGAGAACACCGGTGAAATCGAAGCAGCCCAGGAAGGTAAACTCCCTGACCTGGTTGAATACCGTGATATAAAGGGTGATCTGCACATACACACTACCTGGAGTGATGGTAAATCAAGTATCATGGAAATGGCTAATAAAGCATCTCAGATGGGATATGAGTACTTGGCCATCACTGACCACACCCACCTTCCAGTGGCCAGGGGTCTGGATGAGAAAAGACTTGCTCTACAGATGAATGAAATCGATAAAATCAACTCAGAACTGGAAGAAATAACTATATTGAAGGGTGCAGAGGTTAATTTAGATTCATATGGTAATCTGGATATATCTGGTAATGTTCTGGATGACCTGGACCTGTTGGTAGCTGCAGTGCATTATGATCTCCGGCAGGATCCCGAAAAGATGAATGAACGGATTTTCAGGGCACTTGAAAATGAACACGTGGATATATTAGCCCATCCTACCGGCCGGAAACTAAAAGAAAGGCAGCCCTATAAATTAGATATTGAACAATTGTTCCAGAAGGCCAGTGAAACAGGAACCATTCTGGAAGTAAACTCACAACCCAAAAGACTGGATTTGAAGGATATTCATGTCAAAATGGCCATTAAATATGACTGCCAGTTAGCAGTGAGCACAGATAGCCATCATACCTATGATTTAGCTTGCATGGGGCTGGGTGTGGCCACTGCTCGCAGGGGCTGGGCCGAGAAAAAGGATATTGTAAATACCCTTCCACTGAAAAAGCTGTTAAAAATATTGGATTAAGAGATCTTTATTAGGTGTGATTTCTTTTCAGGTAAAATATTTTTAGAACAGGGGATCAATACTAATTTTTAATTGATATTAAAAGTATGGGAATTTGTATATATATTCCCTAAAAATCTGAGCACTGATGAAGTAAGGAGAGTATCCTGGCCAGGGTAACCACATCTTCCCGATTGTGCTCTATTATAGGTACCAATGGTCCAATGTTACCGGTTTCACGGTAGGTAAGGTAGAAATCAGGAACTTTGCTGCTGGGAACATCATCACACCTCTTGACACCGAAAAGATGTTCTTCCAGGGTCTGCAACCTGCAATTGGGGAGCTGGTCGTTCCACTGGCGCCGGGAAAAGTGTAGAAGATCCAGGTGTTGGGTGTTGATACTTTTTTTCAGATGATGAAAACGCATCCTGCTTTTAATGAATGGAACATCAAAGCTACGACCGTTAAAGGTAACATAAACATTATCACTATTCTGGTGAGATAGGAAACCCTCAATTGCAGCTTTTTCCTCCTTTAAATCCCTTAATAAATATTGATTGATGGTTAGGCCATCCTTGTTTCCTTCTGCAACACCAATAAGGATCAAAGGCACGTCTTTAAGTCCAAGAGTTTCAATATCCATGAAAAGCATGTTCTCGGTGCCGGATAGGGAGGATAAAAGAAGGTTAAGTGGATGGGAAGGAGAGTACCTGGTTGATATCCAGTCTGAGATGGCGCAAATGTCATTTGTTTCCACTTTTTCTAATAATTCACAGGCACTGGTGCTGTAAACAGGATGCTCCCTTAGATCATCCAGTGAATTGAATCCACTACTTTTAAGTTTTCTTTCCTTTGATTCACCAATTCCTTTAATCAATTTCAAATCACTGATCAAACATTGATTAACCTTTTTCTCCGCAAGTGTTTTGATTTCTAACTTTTCATGAGTGGTGAAACGGTAACAGGGGCCGCATTTTGTATCAATCTCTTCCCCATACTCCAGGTCTTCCAGTGATTTATCCTGATATTCTTCAAGGAGTTTTTCTTTAAGTTTTTGAGGGTTATTTTCAGGTTCATAATTCATAATGTCAATTCCTAAAAAGTAATTAAAAAGTTAGTTTAATCTAAAATTTTGATGATATCAAATAAACTGTTAGACTTATATTTTATTACCATCATTATTTATGGTTGTTAAGACCATATATAGCTGTAATTATTAATTTACTATATACTCATCAAACAATGGGGGTAATGATTTGAAGAAATATATAGTTTTACTAGCTGTACTGATAGTGGTGGTTATGATTTCAGGATGTACCACTACATCTACAATTACCACTAAAAATTTCTCGGCAAGTGGAATATCATTC
This genomic interval from Methanobacterium sp. Maddingley MBC34 contains the following:
- a CDS encoding hydroxymethylglutaryl-CoA synthase (PFAM: Hydroxymethylglutaryl-coenzyme A synthase N terminal; 3-Oxoacyl-[acyl-carrier-protein (ACP)] synthase III C terminal~TIGRFAM: hydroxymethylglutaryl-CoA synthase, putative), with product MAGIVGYGVYIPSYRIKVEEIAKVWGDNAQAVSRGLVVNEKSVPAPDEDTATISVEASRNSLKRALIDPQKIGAVYVGSESHPYAVKPTATIVAEAVEASPDLTAADLEFACKAGTAGMQVCMGLVDSGTVEYGLAVGADTAQGAPSDALEYTASAGGAAYIIGSKDTVADFEGTYSFTTDTPDFYRREGQPYPRHGGRFTGEPAYFKHVLSGAKGMMEKMGTEASDYDHAVFHQPNGKFYIRAAKKLGFTEEQYKTGLLTPMIGNTYSGATPLGLAAILDIAQPGERIFAVSYGSGAGSDAFSITVNDKIEEKRDLAPKVQDMIKTKEYVNYAIYAKFKGKMRMAGLTPR
- a CDS encoding DNA polymerase IV (family X) (PFAM: PHP domain), which encodes MQNHKVASILHRVADYLEMDGVDFRTKAYRRAAHTVETLSIDIADIQKQGKLEELPGIGKHIHGKIEEILDTGSLEYLENLKEEFPLDLDALMSVEGLGPKKIKLLYHELGIKNLDDLEREAKRHHIRRLKGMGAKTEAKILHNLEFARKGIGRQLLGDVLPLASEIKERISALDVVDQAEIAGSIRRRKETVGDIDILTVTKHPDEVMNYFTQMDLVDDIIVRGHSKSTVRLYNGMDADIRVFKEADFGSAMVYFTGSRELNIHLRKIAISKSMKLNEYGVFRGDERLAGKRESDVFRVLGLDYIPPELRENTGEIEAAQEGKLPDLVEYRDIKGDLHIHTTWSDGKSSIMEMANKASQMGYEYLAITDHTHLPVARGLDEKRLALQMNEIDKINSELEEITILKGAEVNLDSYGNLDISGNVLDDLDLLVAAVHYDLRQDPEKMNERIFRALENEHVDILAHPTGRKLKERQPYKLDIEQLFQKASETGTILEVNSQPKRLDLKDIHVKMAIKYDCQLAVSTDSHHTYDLACMGLGVATARRGWAEKKDIVNTLPLKKLLKILD
- a CDS encoding arabinose efflux permease family protein (PFAM: Major Facilitator Superfamily~TIGRFAM: drug resistance transporter, EmrB/QacA subfamily); amino-acid sequence: MSISPRKYALMVAVLTSFLTPFVGSSINIALPSIGNEFTATAILLGWIPTAYLLSLAVCLVPFGRIADIYGRKRIFTYGIIIFTVSSFLATLSFSIDMLLIFRVLQGAGSAMIFGNLFAIIASIFPASDRGKALGITITGAFLGLFLGPVLGGFLTEYFGWRSIFFFNVPLGILATLAVTRVEGEWAEASGKSFDIIGSILLGFTLVTLMYGLSILPETVGFYLISGGLVGLILFYILESRMESPVLDVKVFNNRSFTLYNLAAFISYCSAAPIVFILSLYLQYIKGLDPQWAGIVLSVQPVMMVIFSPLAGKISDVIQPQKVAAFGMVLNTMGCLLFAFLGAETSMIMIVTGLGLLGLGFANFSSPNTNAIMGTVESHLYGVASTTVTTMRVLGQMSGMGVVLLVLVMVMGSSTINPQIYPEFITSTRISFTIFAILSFLGVLASLAGRNKDKNQS
- a CDS encoding Rhodanese-related sulfurtransferase (PFAM: Rhodanese-like domain) encodes the protein MAKQIMDINPQDAFKLIKENIDNPNFVLLDVRAPGEFSESHIEGAILINYQASDFKNKLQELDKTKTYLVYCRSGMRSAGSASTMESLGFQDVYNMVGGIMEWERRGLPLK
- a CDS encoding hypothetical protein (PFAM: Ferritin-like domain), coding for MDRNEIIAMLNDDFVRELETTMVYVQNSFLMEDCDPSRVTEAISVDEMRHMWWLADLITKRGGKPTMEHKELNFGGDNLEEMLHRQIQLESEGIDIYTHQIEVIDDEEVVGVLKHIRDEERRHRKEFRERLNNLND
- a CDS encoding acetyl-CoA acetyltransferase (PFAM: Thiolase, C-terminal domain; Thiolase, N-terminal domain) → MRDVAIIGVSQTKFGELWDISFRDLITEAGMKAVADADIEGADLEAMYVGNMTAGLFIQQEHIASLIADHSGLTPIPCTRVEAACASGGLALRSGIMAVASGYHDVVISAGVEKMTDVVDPTPAIATASDQEWEAQQGVTFPSLYAMMARRHMYEYGTTREQLAMFSVNNHKNGALNPLAQYPFEIGVDQVLNSTMVADPLRLLDCPPVTDGAAAAILCPAEDARKYTDTPVYVKASAQASGTIALHDRRDITTIDSTVHASRTAYDIAGVGPKDIDAVEVHDCFSINGILAIEDLGFVEKGQGGQAVEDGLISIDGEIPVNPSGGLKARGHPLGATGIAQAAEMVWQLRGDAGKRQVEGIEIGMTHNIGGTGGTAAVHIFGR
- a CDS encoding 5-formyltetrahydrofolate cyclo-ligase (PFAM: 5-formyltetrahydrofolate cyclo-ligase family), with translation MVAFFREPSYFKYLLDITHKVKVMQAEDKQKLRKMIWGALENNDLLRTSKSCFGRIPDFKGAYEAARRFKNTLEWQNAETIFSSPDSALRDVRENVLLDGKILVMATPKLQNGYILLDPVKVSGNEKNASTIEGAFKLGKRIINFPQIDLVVEGSLGVDLDGNRLGKGRGFADQEIAFLSQEGIIDGKIPICSPVHPLQIVDHVPTEEHDERINMVVTPEMVIRMDKITLKEF
- a CDS encoding hypothetical protein (PFAM: Thioesterase superfamily~TIGRFAM: uncharacterized domain 1; phenylacetic acid degradation protein PaaD), translated to MEKILKFFENDRFADLSNIEVVSISPGKATTTMEVEEMHLNGVGTVHGGALFTLADFTFALAANSHGTVTVAINANISYFKAVSSGVLRAEARELSSGGRIASYTVDIYDEARDLVAVFQGMAYRKREKISDLMDVSD
- a CDS encoding methionine-S-sulfoxide reductase (PFAM: Peptide methionine sulfoxide reductase~TIGRFAM: methionine-S-sulfoxide reductase), coding for MTEKNKKATFGAGCFWGVEDAFRKLEGVVETAAGYAGGDFANPSYQDVCSGVTGHAEVVEVTYNPEIVPYTDLLDLFWNIHNPTTLNRQGPDIGAQYRSVIFYHDHEQEKLAHESRDKMDASGRYPGKIVTQIKPAPTFWRAEEYHQQYIEKTGRKSCHF